Proteins encoded in a region of the Nocardia asteroides genome:
- a CDS encoding LysR family transcriptional regulator: MEALDMNLLVALDALLDTNSVTLAAQRLHTSPPAMSRTLAKLRGVLGDPLLVRAGRNLVPTPRALELRYEVSTLVEQGRALLTPRDDLDPAALRRTFAVQAGDMVLTELAEPLLSAVRAQAPGVTLRFLPDTLEGTAALRDGRVDLEVGVIDHTDPETTVRRVLTDRVIGVAAADHPLVTDRVTVAAYAAAPHLSISRNGRSHGPIDDRLALHGRTRRVVATLPTLTSALFAVRGGNLVCPAPAMLSAATLPAMGLSAFEIPLPLPEVAIGMAWHPRNTADGGHRWLRDLVQEILLGSAAAARPPKRRRVKAAQDTGGGLESR; the protein is encoded by the coding sequence GTGGAAGCGCTGGACATGAATCTGCTCGTGGCCCTGGACGCGCTGCTGGACACCAACAGCGTCACCCTGGCCGCGCAGCGCCTACACACCTCCCCGCCCGCGATGAGCCGGACGCTGGCCAAGTTGCGCGGCGTGCTCGGCGATCCATTGCTGGTGCGCGCTGGTCGCAACCTGGTGCCGACGCCACGCGCGCTGGAATTGCGTTATGAGGTCAGCACGCTGGTCGAGCAAGGACGCGCGCTGCTGACGCCGCGCGACGATCTCGACCCCGCGGCACTGCGCCGGACGTTCGCGGTGCAAGCCGGTGACATGGTGCTCACCGAACTGGCGGAGCCCCTGCTGTCGGCGGTCCGGGCGCAGGCGCCGGGCGTCACGCTGCGCTTCCTGCCCGACACCCTCGAGGGCACCGCCGCCCTGCGCGACGGACGCGTCGACCTGGAAGTCGGCGTGATCGACCACACCGACCCGGAGACCACCGTGCGCAGAGTGCTCACCGACCGGGTGATCGGAGTGGCCGCCGCGGACCATCCACTGGTCACCGATCGCGTCACCGTCGCCGCGTACGCCGCCGCGCCGCATCTGAGCATCTCGCGCAACGGCCGTTCGCACGGCCCGATCGACGACCGCCTGGCCCTGCACGGCCGCACCCGGCGGGTGGTGGCCACCCTGCCGACGCTGACCAGCGCGCTGTTCGCGGTGCGCGGCGGCAACCTGGTCTGCCCTGCGCCTGCCATGCTGAGCGCCGCCACACTACCCGCGATGGGATTGAGCGCGTTCGAGATACCGCTGCCGCTGCCCGAAGTCGCCATCGGGATGGCGTGGCATCCGCGTAACACCGCCGATGGGGGGCATCGCTGGCTGCGCGATCTCGTCCAGGAGATCCTGCTGGGTTCGGCGGCTGCGGCGCGCCCCCCGAAGCGGCGCCGCGTCAAAGCCGCTCAGGACACCGGGGGCGGGCTGGAGAGCCGGTAG
- a CDS encoding alpha/beta hydrolase, whose product MTKFETWDGLNLNYRLWEGEGIPVVLQHGVVADTNANWMSTGVVGALQSAGHTVVSLDARGHGRSDKPHEAARYSWRAMARDVRALYDELGFEEVVQVGYSMGGVISLMVAAADQRVRRLVIGGIGSGVLDCGGVDRRVIDLPDLQAAMTGDGSGASPAAKMFRVLADAVRADVDAMHAVATGLDDRPIATLADVTVPTLVLAGDNDPFAAEPERLAAALPEGRLAVVPGDHLMAVVAPAFHAALVDFLR is encoded by the coding sequence ATGACGAAGTTCGAGACATGGGACGGCCTGAATCTCAATTACCGGCTCTGGGAGGGCGAAGGCATCCCGGTCGTGCTGCAACACGGAGTGGTCGCGGACACCAACGCGAACTGGATGAGCACCGGCGTGGTCGGCGCCCTGCAATCCGCCGGGCATACCGTGGTGTCCCTGGACGCGCGCGGCCACGGGCGTTCCGACAAGCCGCACGAGGCCGCGCGGTACTCCTGGCGGGCCATGGCGCGCGACGTGCGGGCGCTCTACGACGAACTGGGCTTCGAGGAAGTCGTGCAGGTCGGATACTCGATGGGCGGGGTGATCTCACTCATGGTTGCCGCCGCCGACCAGCGGGTGCGGCGGCTGGTCATCGGCGGCATCGGGTCGGGCGTGCTGGACTGCGGGGGCGTCGACCGCCGCGTGATCGACCTGCCCGATCTCCAAGCCGCGATGACCGGAGACGGCTCGGGCGCGTCTCCAGCGGCAAAGATGTTCCGGGTGCTGGCCGACGCGGTGAGGGCCGACGTGGACGCCATGCACGCGGTGGCGACTGGGCTCGACGACCGCCCCATCGCGACCCTCGCGGACGTCACCGTGCCTACCCTGGTGCTGGCCGGCGACAACGACCCGTTCGCTGCCGAACCGGAGCGACTCGCAGCCGCCCTGCCCGAGGGCAGGCTCGCTGTGGTGCCCGGCGATCACCTGATGGCGGTGGTGGCTCCCGCCTTCCACGCCGCGCTCGTCGATTTCCTGCGCTGA
- a CDS encoding cell division protein ZapE, with protein MQERLVDRHPEVPADQLVAQMVPPPMFDEVSFASYIPDPKEPSQAAAVGKAEEFAGQVAKISKAAHKKSFFGKKKQVSGAGLYLDGGFGVGKTHLLASIFHSSPAPKSFGTFGELTNLVGALGFANALERLSGNSVLCIDEFELDDPGDTMLVSRLLTELSAAGVSIAATSNTLPGQLGEGRFAAQDFMREIKKLGAIFEAVRVDGPDYRHRDLPPAPEPTAPDVLAERAANTPGSTLDEFDALLKHLSTLHPSKYGALISGVSSVFVSNVHPVTDQAVALRIVVLADRLYDASVPVTVSGAKLDQIFSAEMLEGGYRKKYLRAISRLLALSRFEVPA; from the coding sequence ATGCAAGAACGCCTCGTCGATCGTCACCCGGAGGTCCCGGCCGATCAGCTCGTCGCCCAGATGGTGCCTCCGCCCATGTTCGACGAGGTGAGTTTCGCCTCCTACATCCCCGATCCGAAGGAACCCAGCCAGGCGGCCGCAGTCGGCAAGGCCGAGGAGTTCGCCGGGCAGGTCGCCAAGATCAGCAAGGCCGCGCACAAGAAGAGCTTCTTCGGCAAGAAGAAGCAGGTCAGCGGTGCCGGGCTGTATCTGGACGGCGGGTTCGGTGTCGGCAAGACCCACCTGCTGGCCTCGATCTTCCACAGCTCGCCCGCGCCCAAGTCGTTCGGTACGTTCGGCGAACTGACCAACCTGGTGGGCGCGCTCGGCTTCGCCAACGCTCTCGAACGGCTCTCGGGCAACAGCGTGCTGTGCATCGACGAGTTCGAGCTCGACGATCCGGGCGACACCATGCTGGTCTCGCGCCTGCTGACCGAATTGTCCGCGGCCGGTGTCTCGATCGCCGCCACGTCCAACACCTTGCCGGGCCAGCTCGGCGAAGGACGTTTCGCCGCCCAGGATTTCATGCGCGAGATCAAGAAGCTGGGCGCGATCTTCGAGGCGGTGCGCGTCGACGGGCCCGACTACCGCCACCGCGATCTGCCGCCCGCGCCGGAGCCCACCGCGCCGGATGTGCTGGCCGAACGGGCGGCGAATACCCCTGGTTCCACGCTCGACGAGTTCGACGCGCTGCTGAAGCACCTGAGCACGCTGCATCCGTCGAAGTACGGCGCGCTGATCTCCGGTGTGTCGTCGGTGTTCGTCTCCAACGTGCATCCGGTCACCGATCAGGCCGTGGCGCTGCGGATCGTGGTCCTGGCCGACCGGCTCTACGACGCGAGCGTTCCGGTGACGGTGTCGGGCGCGAAGCTCGACCAGATCTTCTCCGCCGAGATGCTCGAGGGCGGTTACCGCAAGAAGTACCTGCGCGCCATCTCCCGCCTGCTCGCGCTGTCGCGGTTCGAGGTCCCGGCCTAG
- a CDS encoding pyrimidine reductase family protein: MQRSQNAIQLTGLSPDDLARLYAFPAELDAPWVRANFVSSIDGAATSGNLTEGLGTPADRTVFMLLRELAEVIVVGAGTVRAENYGGARTDPGRRRAFHQRGIGGHPEGAPPPIAVVTASAALDPGARLLTDTQVPPLIITTATAPADRKQRLADAGAEVIEAGDIVVTPSALLRVLAERGLLRVLTEGGPHLFGELLEADVVDELCLTTAPLLVGGAARRISLSAHEFRLRMTRAHVLLDDDGTMLTRWARR, from the coding sequence ATGCAGCGTAGCCAGAATGCGATCCAGCTCACAGGGCTCAGCCCGGACGACCTCGCGCGCTTGTACGCGTTTCCCGCCGAACTCGACGCGCCATGGGTCCGTGCCAATTTCGTCTCCAGCATCGACGGCGCCGCCACCAGCGGGAACCTGACCGAAGGGCTGGGCACTCCGGCCGACCGGACGGTGTTCATGCTGCTGCGCGAACTGGCGGAGGTGATCGTGGTGGGCGCGGGCACGGTACGCGCGGAGAACTACGGCGGTGCGCGCACCGACCCGGGGCGCCGCCGCGCGTTCCATCAACGCGGCATCGGCGGACATCCCGAGGGCGCGCCGCCGCCGATCGCGGTGGTCACGGCGAGCGCGGCGCTCGACCCCGGCGCGCGCCTGCTCACCGACACCCAGGTGCCGCCGCTGATCATCACGACCGCCACCGCGCCCGCCGATCGCAAACAACGCCTGGCGGACGCGGGCGCCGAGGTGATCGAAGCGGGGGACATCGTGGTGACACCCAGCGCCCTGCTGCGCGTGCTCGCCGAACGCGGCCTGCTGCGCGTGCTGACCGAGGGCGGCCCGCACCTGTTCGGCGAACTGCTCGAGGCCGACGTCGTGGACGAACTCTGCCTGACCACCGCGCCGCTGCTGGTCGGTGGCGCGGCACGGCGAATCTCGCTGTCGGCGCACGAGTTCCGCCTCCGCATGACGCGCGCGCACGTGCTGCTGGACGACGACGGCACGATGCTCACCCGGTGGGCCCGTCGATGA
- a CDS encoding alpha/beta hydrolase translates to MRWTRAAVLAATLSIVTAGCGAGPSDRPGVAVQRPPVAGTATTSAAPAPPPDAELPKTDLSWRECTRPTLDQLGLGPAPAGLVLDCAEYSTPIDSTGAVLGNFRAGAMRARLAQTPADAPPLVLTSGSDRSSSATLAGLAAGPASSALLAARPIVAVDRRGIGSSQPIDCLPPEIRRGLADNAQSGAGDPVARMTKLSQDGTIACRDFLQPYEGTFDAPHAADDIEQLRRQWQVEHIALLGTGNGAKVALSYARKYGDHLARLVLDSPEPVGTDSVTRAEQAVQGAEAALTAFAQRCVGVGCSLGADPRAAVTDLVDRAGTGGLGDISANALLTALSGFLGSPRADQATRVGELSDALAAAARGDRGPVSNLITREAAAIESDGQFVNRCTDTQLPPTPDKATELAGTWAGKYPVFGKAAAIALMECAAWPVSTAPPLPEKLGIPVLVLGGVADPVVGNGGQSSVTGTLGSAGARHAALSWQGFGHPVSTHSGCAQRAVLDYLKDGRLPADGTACPA, encoded by the coding sequence ATGCGCTGGACTCGGGCTGCCGTGCTTGCCGCCACCCTCTCGATCGTGACCGCTGGTTGCGGCGCGGGACCGTCGGATCGTCCCGGTGTCGCGGTGCAGCGCCCGCCGGTCGCGGGCACGGCGACGACATCCGCGGCGCCCGCTCCCCCGCCGGACGCCGAGCTGCCCAAGACCGATCTCAGCTGGCGCGAGTGCACTCGACCGACGCTCGACCAGCTCGGGCTCGGCCCCGCCCCCGCCGGGCTGGTGCTCGACTGCGCCGAATACTCCACCCCGATCGACTCGACGGGCGCCGTGCTGGGCAACTTCCGGGCCGGCGCGATGCGGGCCAGGCTGGCGCAGACGCCTGCCGATGCGCCGCCGCTGGTGCTCACCTCGGGTTCGGATCGCTCCTCGTCCGCCACCCTGGCCGGATTGGCCGCGGGCCCGGCCTCCTCCGCGCTGCTGGCCGCCCGCCCGATCGTCGCGGTGGACCGGCGCGGCATCGGTAGCTCGCAACCGATCGACTGCCTGCCGCCGGAGATCCGCCGCGGCCTGGCCGACAATGCCCAATCCGGCGCGGGCGATCCGGTGGCGCGCATGACCAAGCTGAGCCAGGACGGCACCATCGCCTGCCGCGACTTCCTGCAGCCCTACGAGGGCACCTTCGACGCGCCGCACGCCGCCGACGACATCGAGCAGTTGCGCAGGCAGTGGCAGGTGGAGCACATCGCGCTGCTGGGCACCGGCAACGGCGCGAAGGTCGCGCTCAGCTACGCACGCAAGTACGGCGACCACCTCGCCCGGCTGGTGCTCGACTCGCCCGAACCGGTAGGCACGGATTCCGTCACCCGCGCCGAACAGGCCGTGCAGGGCGCGGAGGCGGCGCTGACCGCTTTCGCGCAGCGCTGCGTCGGCGTGGGGTGCTCGCTCGGCGCGGACCCCCGCGCCGCGGTCACCGACCTGGTGGACCGAGCCGGGACCGGCGGACTGGGCGATATTTCGGCGAACGCTTTGCTCACCGCGCTGTCGGGCTTCCTCGGCAGTCCGCGCGCCGACCAGGCCACCCGGGTCGGCGAGCTGTCCGACGCGCTCGCCGCGGCAGCGCGCGGTGACCGGGGACCGGTGAGCAACCTGATCACACGCGAAGCCGCGGCCATCGAGAGCGACGGCCAGTTCGTCAACCGGTGCACCGACACGCAGCTGCCGCCGACGCCGGACAAGGCCACGGAACTGGCGGGTACGTGGGCCGGCAAATATCCCGTCTTCGGCAAAGCGGCAGCGATCGCGCTGATGGAGTGCGCGGCCTGGCCGGTGTCAACCGCACCTCCGCTGCCGGAGAAGCTGGGCATTCCGGTGCTCGTGCTCGGCGGGGTCGCCGATCCGGTGGTCGGCAACGGCGGTCAATCGTCGGTGACCGGCACACTCGGTTCGGCGGGCGCCCGGCACGCGGCGCTGTCCTGGCAGGGTTTCGGCCATCCGGTGTCCACCCATTCCGGGTGCGCGCAGCGGGCGGTGCTCGACTATCTGAAGGACGGCAGACTTCCGGCGGACGGCACCGCCTGCCCGGCCTGA
- a CDS encoding tyrosine-protein phosphatase gives MTPRFRAPVAVAAGLAVAFGPVATIAAADPPATPAAVTDPALHLQGVQNARDIGGYRTTDGRIVRTGLVYRTGQLNHATADDSAALTDRRVRSVHDLRTVYERVLGPDRIPAGATPHWADVIGQAPPEVVATALTGGEGLYRAFITAPGANEAFASVLRDIIGSDGAVLFHCTAGKDRTGWMAAVLLTLLGVDRATVTEDYLLSNRLRNADRNDPLNGVQRAWLDTAFDQVNQTYGSFDAYVRDGLRLTDGDLSVLRARLLG, from the coding sequence ATGACCCCTCGTTTTCGTGCCCCCGTCGCGGTAGCGGCTGGTCTGGCGGTCGCTTTCGGGCCGGTAGCGACCATCGCCGCAGCCGACCCGCCCGCGACCCCGGCCGCCGTAACCGATCCCGCACTACACCTGCAGGGCGTACAGAACGCCCGCGATATCGGCGGGTACCGCACGACCGACGGCCGGATCGTGCGCACCGGGCTGGTGTACCGAACCGGGCAGTTGAATCACGCGACCGCGGATGACTCGGCCGCGCTGACCGACCGCCGCGTGCGCTCCGTCCACGATCTGCGCACGGTCTACGAGCGCGTGCTCGGGCCGGACCGGATTCCCGCGGGCGCGACGCCGCACTGGGCCGACGTGATCGGCCAGGCTCCGCCGGAAGTCGTGGCGACCGCGCTCACCGGCGGCGAGGGGCTGTATCGCGCGTTCATCACCGCGCCCGGCGCGAACGAGGCATTCGCCTCGGTGCTGCGCGACATCATCGGCTCCGACGGGGCGGTGCTGTTCCACTGCACCGCGGGCAAGGACCGCACCGGCTGGATGGCGGCGGTCCTGCTCACCCTGCTCGGTGTCGATCGAGCCACCGTCACCGAGGACTACCTGCTGTCCAACCGGTTGCGCAACGCCGACCGAAACGACCCGCTCAACGGTGTGCAGCGCGCCTGGCTGGATACCGCCTTCGACCAGGTGAACCAGACCTACGGGAGTTTCGACGCCTACGTCCGGGACGGGCTGCGGCTCACCGACGGCGATCTCTCCGTTCTGCGAGCTCGTCTGCTGGGCTGA
- a CDS encoding cytochrome P450 → MVLVSVASANHDERRFAAPATFDPARGANGHLAFGHGIHYCLGAGLARLEARVALTRLVRRYPLLRPAVDEVDLRWRESILIHGLLELHVVAVSAPAAR, encoded by the coding sequence CTGGTGCTGGTCTCGGTCGCGTCGGCCAACCACGACGAACGGCGGTTCGCCGCGCCCGCTACGTTCGATCCGGCCCGCGGCGCGAACGGCCACCTGGCCTTCGGCCACGGCATCCACTACTGCCTCGGCGCCGGACTGGCCAGGCTCGAGGCCCGCGTCGCGCTGACCAGGCTGGTCCGGCGCTATCCGCTGCTGCGTCCCGCCGTCGACGAAGTGGATCTGCGGTGGCGGGAGAGCATCCTGATCCACGGCCTGCTCGAGCTTCACGTTGTTGCCGTGAGTGCGCCCGCAGCGCGCTGA
- a CDS encoding NAD(P)/FAD-dependent oxidoreductase, with product MTSGSRIGIVGAGIAGLACAKVLKQEGFPVEIFDRTPDVGGVWSATRRYPGLQTQNSKDTYHFSDFPMPADYPRVLDGQHMQAYLAAYAEHFGLTEHLRLRTEVVAADPVDSGWLLEIRDESGIHRASYDHLVIANGVFSDPAMPDYRGADWFRAAGGRLCHSSEFTDLESVRGKSVVVVGYGKSACDIAAAVSEVAASTSVVARRLFWKMPRKLARVIDYERLMLTRFGEAHFHYLRPRWMDRFLDGPGESVRISNFDLIQELVTKHSHLRELGLVPGGRFEEIAESTISLVSEGFYEQVANGRITVHRDTTITELGGGPKAAPGVRLSTGQVLQADVVVCATGFQQRVPFLTPYTQRRLTDEHGNFRLHRQILPLEVPNLTFAGYNSSAVSTLNAEVAAHWTAALLTGRIDLPAADKLDEQIDARLRWMQERTHGRHAHGAAVVPFSIQNIDEMLADLKFRLPLRTRAAQVFRRIKPESYRGLATRRKPVAGPVTHPAAPIDAELLPYEGDSGRVSH from the coding sequence ATGACAAGCGGAAGCCGCATCGGGATCGTCGGTGCGGGTATCGCAGGTCTCGCCTGCGCGAAAGTGCTGAAACAGGAGGGTTTTCCGGTCGAGATATTCGACCGCACACCCGATGTCGGTGGCGTGTGGAGTGCGACCCGGCGATACCCGGGCCTGCAAACGCAGAACTCCAAGGACACGTATCACTTCTCCGACTTCCCGATGCCCGCGGACTACCCCCGCGTGCTCGACGGGCAGCACATGCAGGCCTACCTGGCCGCCTACGCCGAGCACTTCGGGCTGACCGAGCATCTGCGGTTGCGCACCGAGGTGGTCGCCGCCGACCCGGTGGACAGCGGCTGGTTGCTGGAAATCCGCGACGAGAGCGGAATCCACCGGGCCTCCTACGACCACCTGGTGATCGCCAACGGCGTGTTCAGTGACCCGGCGATGCCGGACTACCGCGGCGCCGACTGGTTCCGCGCGGCGGGCGGGCGGCTGTGTCACTCCTCGGAGTTCACCGATCTCGAGTCGGTGCGCGGCAAGTCGGTCGTCGTGGTGGGCTACGGCAAGTCCGCTTGTGACATCGCCGCCGCGGTGAGCGAGGTCGCGGCGTCCACCTCGGTGGTGGCCCGGCGGCTGTTCTGGAAGATGCCGCGCAAGCTGGCGCGGGTCATCGACTACGAACGGCTGATGCTCACCCGCTTCGGCGAGGCCCACTTCCACTACCTACGGCCCCGCTGGATGGATCGGTTTCTGGACGGCCCGGGCGAGTCGGTGCGGATCAGCAATTTCGATCTGATCCAGGAGTTGGTCACCAAGCACTCGCACCTGCGCGAACTCGGCCTGGTGCCCGGCGGGCGGTTCGAGGAGATCGCCGAGAGCACCATCAGCCTCGTGAGCGAAGGCTTCTACGAGCAGGTGGCCAACGGCCGTATCACGGTGCATCGTGACACGACGATCACCGAGTTGGGCGGCGGCCCCAAGGCGGCGCCCGGGGTCCGCCTGTCCACCGGTCAGGTCCTGCAGGCCGACGTCGTCGTGTGCGCCACCGGCTTCCAGCAGCGCGTGCCGTTCCTCACGCCGTACACCCAGCGCAGGCTGACCGACGAGCACGGCAATTTCCGCCTGCACCGACAGATCCTGCCGTTGGAAGTCCCGAATCTGACCTTCGCCGGTTACAACTCCTCGGCGGTCAGCACGCTGAACGCCGAAGTCGCCGCGCACTGGACCGCCGCGTTGCTCACCGGCAGGATCGACCTGCCGGCCGCCGACAAACTCGACGAGCAGATCGACGCCCGCCTGCGCTGGATGCAGGAGCGTACGCACGGCCGCCACGCCCACGGCGCCGCGGTCGTCCCGTTCTCCATCCAGAACATCGATGAGATGCTCGCCGACCTGAAGTTCCGGCTGCCGCTGCGCACCCGTGCGGCACAGGTGTTCCGCCGGATCAAGCCGGAGTCCTACCGGGGATTGGCCACCCGCCGCAAACCAGTGGCCGGGCCGGTGACGCACCCGGCGGCCCCGATCGATGCGGAACTGCTGCCGTACGAGGGCGACAGCGGGCGGGTCAGCCACTGA
- a CDS encoding GNAT family N-acetyltransferase → MGNLPVIVDRAGLWDAEALSDVAAATFPLACPPGATPDDIAVFVSEVLSGERFGEYLSDPARVVLKAVADEDIVGYAMLVTGDPADPAVAESVGLHPAVEISKMYVLPGHHGSGVSTALMRAALDWARAEHYPGVWLGVNQENVRAQRFYAKHGFAEVGTKTFLVGNQLHHDYVLRLVF, encoded by the coding sequence ATGGGCAACCTTCCCGTCATCGTCGACCGGGCCGGGCTGTGGGACGCCGAAGCCCTCAGTGACGTTGCGGCGGCGACGTTCCCACTCGCCTGTCCACCGGGAGCGACGCCCGACGACATCGCTGTCTTCGTCAGCGAGGTGCTGTCGGGCGAACGCTTCGGGGAGTATCTGAGCGATCCGGCCCGGGTCGTGCTCAAGGCCGTCGCCGACGAGGACATCGTCGGTTACGCGATGCTGGTCACGGGCGACCCGGCCGACCCAGCGGTGGCCGAGTCGGTCGGGCTGCACCCGGCGGTGGAGATCAGCAAGATGTATGTCCTGCCCGGTCATCACGGCAGCGGGGTGTCGACCGCGCTGATGCGGGCCGCGCTGGATTGGGCGCGGGCGGAACACTATCCCGGTGTCTGGCTGGGCGTGAACCAGGAGAACGTCCGCGCCCAGCGCTTCTACGCCAAGCACGGCTTCGCCGAGGTCGGCACGAAGACGTTCCTCGTCGGCAACCAGCTGCATCACGACTACGTGCTGCGGCTGGTCTTCTAG